The following proteins are co-located in the Telopea speciosissima isolate NSW1024214 ecotype Mountain lineage chromosome 9, Tspe_v1, whole genome shotgun sequence genome:
- the LOC122638617 gene encoding transcription factor MYB14-like, with translation MVRTPCCEKSGLKKGSWTPEEDKKLVAYITRYGHWNWRELPKFAGLSRCGKSCRLRWMNYLRPNIKIGNFSKEEEEIIINMHQTLGNKWASIAAKLPGRTDNEIKNHWHTNLRKHLKQNLKSSESKPDTLSERGSECKADSEQELELPSALSLQTLESSSTLSPVPSLSDLSFSSTEYSTVSSPEKFAELNGDFWTEPYVAGNSYIQENFQQTWGDPEIQFPLYPLLLEDYFFTYPSYEDNYMEWF, from the exons ATGGTGAGAACTCCTTGTTGTGAGAAAAGTGGATTAAAGAAAGGGTCATGGACTCctgaagaagataagaagttGGTAGCTTACATTACCAGATATGGCCATTGGAACTGGCGAGAGCTTCCCAAGTTCGCCG GTCTATCAAGATGTGGAAAGAGTTGCAGACTTCGATGGATGAATTACCTGAGGCCAAATATCAAAATAGGGAATTTcagcaaagaagaagaggaaatcatcatcaacatgcatCAAACTCTAGGGAATAA aTGGGCATCAATTGCAGCAAAATTACCAGGAAGGACAGACAATGAAATCAAGAACCACTGGCACACCAACCTCAGAAAACACTTGAAACAGAATCTGAAGTCTTCAGAATCAAAACCAGACACCTTATCTGAAAGAGGTTCTGAATGCAAAGCTGACAGTGAACAAGAATTAGAGCTCCCCAGTGCTCTATCACTCCAAACTTTGGAAAGCTCATCAACCTTGTCTCCAGTACCATCTTTGAGTGATTTGTCCTTCTCAAGTACTGAATATAGTACTGTTTCATCACCAGAAAAATTTGCAGAACTCAATGGAGATTTCTGGACAGAACCATATGTGGCAGGGAATTCTTATATCCAAGAGAATTTTCAGCAAACTTGGGGTGACCCAGAAATCCAATTCCCTCTTTATCCCTTATTGCTTGAAGATTACTTCTTTACTTACCCATCTTATGAAGACAATTACATGGAATGGTTCTAG